Proteins encoded by one window of Roseibium sp. Sym1:
- a CDS encoding 4-hydroxy-3-methylbut-2-en-1-yl diphosphate synthase, with product MFLTVLERSLSLAQHNFGTLFRTGWAYILLLVALNFAIGASLMPEAGFKTVSYMTEPVAAADEGALRALAAIGNLLVGFSIAIAYVRRILIGAQDFPVTIGMRTLRVIVYQIVLGLIGLLSLIPLVIIASAIAALTAGFGLLLLFLAPFVALMVVQKFSVVLPAAAVDDPLSLKESWHATKGLGWSMAFAALVMSLLAGALVGIWALVLWVSDGLLPASLAWQQIRSAVFPMGTMLIFVWIFASLHGTFYGLIRERFVENLGLKTEDLAKVESSRANTRSRAQKALDGAQRMNRR from the coding sequence ATGTTTCTCACCGTTCTGGAACGGTCGCTTTCTCTGGCGCAGCACAATTTCGGCACGCTGTTCAGGACTGGCTGGGCCTATATCCTGCTGCTGGTCGCGCTGAATTTCGCCATAGGCGCCTCCTTGATGCCGGAAGCCGGGTTCAAGACGGTGTCCTATATGACTGAACCGGTGGCCGCCGCGGACGAGGGAGCGCTCAGGGCCCTGGCCGCGATCGGCAATCTGCTTGTCGGTTTTTCCATCGCCATTGCCTATGTCCGGCGGATCCTGATCGGCGCACAGGATTTTCCCGTGACGATCGGCATGCGCACGCTCCGGGTGATCGTCTACCAGATCGTCCTCGGCCTGATCGGTCTGCTGTCGCTGATCCCGCTGGTCATCATCGCCTCGGCCATTGCCGCGCTGACAGCGGGTTTCGGCTTGCTGTTGCTGTTCCTCGCGCCCTTTGTCGCGCTGATGGTCGTGCAGAAATTTTCAGTCGTGCTGCCGGCGGCTGCCGTCGACGACCCGCTGAGCCTGAAGGAAAGCTGGCACGCCACGAAGGGACTTGGCTGGTCCATGGCCTTCGCCGCCCTGGTGATGAGCCTCCTGGCAGGCGCCCTGGTCGGGATCTGGGCTCTGGTCCTGTGGGTCAGCGACGGGCTGCTTCCGGCCAGCCTGGCGTGGCAGCAGATCCGTTCCGCGGTCTTTCCCATGGGCACGATGCTGATCTTCGTCTGGATCTTCGCCAGCCTGCACGGCACGTTCTACGGCCTGATCCGCGAACGTTTCGTCGAAAATCTGGGACTTAAGACCGAGGACCTGGCCAAGGTCGAATCCAGCCGGGCCAATACGCGCTCCAGGGCGCAAAAGGCACTGGACGGGGCGCAGCGCATGAACCGGCGCTGA
- a CDS encoding 3-hydroxybutyrate dehydrogenase, translated as MLANKTAVVTGSTSGIGLGCARAFAEKGANVVINGLGDADEIEKTRAAIESDYGVRCLYSPANMLNGDEIAGMIADAEKEFGSVDVLVNNAGIQFVSPVDEFPIDKWDAIIAINLTSAFHAIRAALPGMKKNGWGRIINTASAHALVASPYKSAYVAAKHGIAGLTKTVALEVAQQGITVNAICPGYVWTPLVEAQIPDTMKARNMTEEEVKNDVMLAAQPTKQFVTIEQVAGYAVFLCSDTASSITGSILPIDGGWTAH; from the coding sequence ATGCTTGCCAACAAAACCGCCGTCGTCACCGGGTCGACCTCCGGGATCGGTCTGGGCTGTGCCCGGGCCTTTGCGGAAAAGGGCGCCAATGTCGTCATCAACGGTCTGGGCGATGCGGACGAGATTGAAAAGACCCGCGCCGCCATCGAGTCCGATTATGGCGTGCGCTGCCTGTATTCTCCCGCCAACATGCTGAACGGCGACGAGATCGCCGGCATGATCGCGGATGCGGAAAAGGAATTCGGCAGCGTCGACGTGCTGGTGAACAACGCCGGCATCCAGTTCGTCTCGCCGGTCGACGAGTTCCCGATCGACAAGTGGGACGCGATCATCGCGATCAACCTGACCTCCGCGTTTCATGCCATTCGCGCCGCGCTGCCGGGGATGAAGAAAAACGGCTGGGGCCGGATCATCAACACCGCCTCGGCCCACGCGCTGGTGGCCTCGCCCTACAAGTCCGCCTATGTCGCGGCCAAGCACGGCATTGCCGGCCTGACCAAGACCGTCGCGCTGGAAGTGGCGCAGCAGGGCATCACCGTGAACGCGATCTGCCCGGGCTATGTCTGGACACCGCTGGTCGAGGCGCAGATCCCGGACACGATGAAGGCGCGCAACATGACCGAGGAAGAGGTCAAGAACGACGTCATGCTGGCGGCCCAGCCGACCAAGCAGTTCGTCACCATCGAACAGGTCGCCGGCTACGCGGTGTTCCTGTGCTCCGACACGGCATCCTCGATCACCGGTTCCATCCTGCCGATCGACGGCGGTTGGACCGCGCACTGA
- a CDS encoding patatin-like phospholipase family protein, which translates to MAPPKNINLALQGGGAHGAFTWGVLDWFLEDSRFSIDAITGTSAGAMNGVVLASGMESGGEDGARESLESFWREVSQQAQYSPIRRSPLDKFLGEWSLDHSPSYLFFDVMTRFASPYEFNPLNANPLRDVVEKIVDFDKVHRCSDIKLFIAATNVFTGKIRVFREKEVTLDAVMASACLPQMFQAVEIDGEPYWDGGYMGNPPLYPLFYETKTPDVVLIQINPTERREVPKSAREIVNRLNEITFNSTLLRELRAIDFVTRLVEEGKLPDDEYMKVHMHRISAGELKPLHASSKLNAEWSFLTHLRDLGRETARDWLDRHFDDIGKRSTLDLRAEIG; encoded by the coding sequence ATGGCCCCGCCCAAGAACATTAACCTGGCCCTTCAGGGGGGAGGTGCCCATGGCGCCTTCACCTGGGGCGTCCTGGACTGGTTCCTGGAAGACAGCCGCTTTTCGATAGATGCCATCACGGGAACCTCCGCCGGCGCCATGAATGGGGTGGTGCTCGCCAGCGGCATGGAATCGGGCGGCGAGGACGGCGCCCGAGAAAGTCTGGAATCGTTCTGGCGCGAAGTCAGTCAGCAGGCGCAGTACAGCCCGATCCGGCGCTCACCGCTCGACAAGTTTCTGGGTGAATGGAGCCTGGATCATTCGCCGAGTTATCTCTTCTTCGACGTGATGACGCGCTTTGCCTCGCCCTACGAATTCAACCCGCTCAACGCCAACCCGCTGCGCGACGTGGTCGAGAAAATCGTCGATTTCGACAAGGTGCATCGCTGTTCGGACATAAAGCTGTTCATCGCGGCCACCAATGTCTTCACCGGCAAGATCCGGGTGTTCCGGGAAAAGGAAGTCACGCTGGACGCGGTCATGGCCTCGGCCTGCCTGCCGCAGATGTTCCAGGCGGTCGAGATTGACGGCGAACCCTATTGGGACGGTGGCTATATGGGCAATCCACCGCTGTATCCGCTGTTTTACGAGACCAAAACCCCGGACGTCGTGCTCATTCAGATCAATCCGACGGAACGCCGCGAGGTTCCCAAGAGCGCACGGGAAATCGTCAACCGGCTGAACGAGATAACCTTCAATTCAACGCTGCTGAGAGAGCTCCGGGCCATCGACTTTGTCACCAGGCTGGTCGAGGAAGGCAAGTTGCCGGACGACGAATACATGAAGGTGCATATGCACCGGATTTCGGCCGGCGAGCTGAAACCCCTGCACGCATCCTCCAAGCTCAATGCCGAATGGAGTTTCCTGACCCATCTGCGCGATCTTGGCCGCGAGACGGCCAGGGACTGGCTCGACAGGCATTTCGATGACATCGGCAAACGTTCGACGCTCGACCTGCGTGCGGAAATCGGGTGA
- a CDS encoding pentapeptide repeat-containing protein: MSDRLTRVLAGCFGVMAMVAAITAVQAGSDAERMAEIKEKGGCPRCDLRLAELRFLSVDKADFGRANLRETDLKEAVLTNGNFERADFRRAEAERANFSGSNFYAASMRSVDLEKANLIDAGFQGADLRDADLNAVLAGGADFEDADMRNVFLIRSVAPGASFRNAKLDDANLERVDLTDANFEGARMRQAKLDRVRAHNANFAGADMSGVRLVSSDLSGANLTDVDFDGALLRRTRLVGADLTGAYNLDPARILGACGDSTTKLPRGIELIECSE; encoded by the coding sequence ATGAGCGACAGGTTGACCCGGGTTCTGGCCGGATGCTTCGGTGTAATGGCGATGGTCGCAGCAATCACTGCGGTGCAAGCGGGCAGCGATGCAGAGCGGATGGCGGAAATCAAGGAAAAGGGCGGATGTCCCCGCTGTGACCTCAGGCTTGCCGAGCTGCGTTTTCTCTCGGTGGACAAGGCTGATTTCGGCAGGGCGAACCTGCGCGAAACGGACCTGAAGGAAGCGGTGCTGACCAACGGAAATTTCGAGAGGGCCGATTTCCGCCGTGCAGAGGCCGAGCGCGCGAATTTCTCGGGCAGCAATTTCTACGCCGCCAGCATGCGTTCCGTCGACCTGGAAAAGGCCAATCTCATCGATGCCGGCTTTCAGGGGGCGGACCTGCGGGATGCGGACCTGAATGCGGTGCTGGCCGGCGGTGCCGATTTCGAGGATGCTGACATGCGCAATGTGTTCCTGATCCGCTCGGTTGCGCCGGGAGCCTCGTTCAGGAACGCCAAGCTGGATGATGCAAATCTTGAACGCGTCGACCTGACCGACGCGAATTTCGAGGGCGCGCGGATGCGGCAGGCCAAGCTGGACCGGGTCAGGGCGCACAATGCGAATTTTGCAGGCGCGGACATGTCGGGTGTTCGTCTCGTCAGCTCCGACCTGTCCGGGGCCAACCTGACGGATGTCGATTTCGACGGGGCGCTGCTGCGCCGGACGCGCCTGGTCGGCGCGGACCTGACCGGCGCTTACAATCTCGATCCAGCCAGGATACTTGGGGCGTGTGGGGATTCGACCACAAAGCTGCCCCGGGGGATCGAGCTGATCGAGTGTTCCGAATAG
- a CDS encoding MipA/OmpV family protein: MLKLMSRAALALALSAVSGAALAQSGEVSAQDANRQFVIDLGVGASLQPRYEAADSYLVYPFPLISVGRFYVPGLGQVVDGRRRAGVFFYPSFNFIGERKASDSADLTGTNTIDWALELGLGGGFRTEHFRAFAELRQGINGHTGQVGQLGVDGIIYPAEKWEVSFGPRADFASDDYMDTYFGVSAAEAAASGGQLSRYNPGSGFKSLGLAARASYDFNDDVRLHVQGGYDRLIGEAADSPIAKNGSEDQFSVGVGVTYRFAFDLFN; this comes from the coding sequence ATGTTGAAGCTGATGTCGCGCGCCGCGCTGGCCCTTGCCCTGAGCGCTGTGTCCGGAGCCGCCCTGGCTCAAAGTGGTGAAGTGTCCGCCCAGGACGCCAACCGCCAATTCGTGATCGACCTTGGTGTCGGTGCGTCGCTGCAGCCGCGCTATGAAGCTGCCGACAGTTATCTCGTCTATCCGTTCCCCCTCATCTCCGTCGGTCGCTTTTATGTGCCCGGCCTGGGTCAGGTCGTTGACGGCAGGCGCCGCGCAGGCGTTTTCTTCTATCCATCGTTCAACTTCATCGGCGAACGCAAGGCCAGCGACTCTGCGGACCTGACCGGCACAAACACCATCGACTGGGCCCTTGAACTCGGCCTTGGCGGCGGCTTCCGGACGGAACATTTCCGGGCCTTCGCCGAGCTGCGCCAGGGCATCAACGGCCACACGGGCCAGGTCGGCCAGCTCGGCGTCGACGGCATCATCTATCCGGCGGAAAAATGGGAAGTCAGCTTCGGCCCGCGTGCGGACTTCGCCTCTGACGATTACATGGACACCTATTTCGGCGTTTCTGCCGCCGAAGCCGCCGCCAGCGGCGGCCAGCTGAGCCGTTACAACCCGGGCAGCGGTTTCAAGAGCCTGGGCCTTGCAGCACGCGCCAGCTACGATTTCAACGACGATGTCCGCCTGCACGTTCAGGGCGGCTACGACCGTCTGATCGGTGAGGCGGCGGACAGTCCGATTGCCAAGAACGGCAGTGAGGACCAGTTCAGCGTCGGCGTCGGTGTGACCTACCGGTTTGCCTTCGACCTGTTCAACTGA
- a CDS encoding YggT family protein produces the protein MSALVGSLLDVVGLALYLYSLVIIASAIFSWLFAFNIVNSSNQFINTIGRVLYNLTEPALRPIRRFLPDLGGVDISPVILLLIIWFLQSFIARLSYGM, from the coding sequence ATGAGCGCTTTAGTCGGATCGTTATTGGATGTGGTGGGTCTGGCCCTCTACCTCTATTCCCTCGTCATCATCGCAAGTGCGATTTTCTCGTGGCTGTTCGCCTTCAATATTGTCAATTCGAGCAATCAGTTCATCAACACGATCGGACGTGTGCTCTACAACCTGACCGAACCGGCGTTGCGGCCGATTCGCCGATTCCTGCCGGACCTGGGCGGTGTCGACATCTCCCCCGTGATCCTGCTGCTGATCATCTGGTTCCTGCAGAGCTTCATCGCGCGTCTGAGCTACGGCATGTAG
- a CDS encoding Trm112 family protein yields the protein MSEPTERAVDRKLLELLVCPVTKSTLEYDSEARELISRAAKLAYPIRNGIPIMLPDEARKLEE from the coding sequence ATGAGCGAACCAACCGAACGCGCCGTTGACCGCAAGCTGCTGGAGCTGCTGGTCTGCCCCGTGACCAAGAGCACTCTGGAATATGACTCAGAGGCCCGTGAACTGATCTCCCGCGCCGCGAAACTCGCCTACCCGATCCGCAACGGTATCCCGATCATGCTGCCGGACGAGGCCCGCAAGCTGGAAGAGTGA
- a CDS encoding LON peptidase substrate-binding domain-containing protein — protein MQAGNAIYETIADLPPVLPVFPLPGALLLPRTQLPLNIFEQRYIDMIDAALAGNRLVGMVQPSPDRHSDDPDSPVLASIGCVGRLTSFQETGDGRYLITLQGITRFALGKELTTYSRYREVECDFAAFAHDLKCGQGEEDVDRNGLLKTLRAYLDANNLEADWQSVSEAETEVLVNALCMMCPYGPQEKQALLEARDLKTRAETLIAITEMDMARSQNDGGTTLQ, from the coding sequence ATGCAGGCGGGAAATGCCATCTACGAGACCATCGCGGACTTGCCGCCGGTCCTGCCGGTGTTTCCGCTGCCCGGCGCCCTTCTGCTGCCCCGCACCCAGCTGCCGCTGAACATCTTCGAGCAGCGCTATATCGACATGATCGACGCCGCGCTGGCCGGCAACCGCCTGGTCGGCATGGTGCAGCCTTCGCCGGACCGGCATTCCGACGACCCTGACAGCCCGGTCCTTGCCAGTATCGGCTGCGTCGGCCGCCTGACCAGCTTCCAGGAGACCGGCGACGGCCGTTACCTGATCACCCTGCAGGGCATCACCCGGTTTGCGCTCGGCAAGGAGTTGACGACCTATTCCAGGTACCGCGAGGTCGAATGCGACTTTGCCGCCTTTGCCCATGATCTCAAATGCGGTCAGGGCGAGGAGGATGTCGACCGGAACGGCCTGCTGAAAACCCTGAGAGCCTATCTCGACGCCAACAACCTGGAAGCCGACTGGCAGAGCGTTTCGGAGGCCGAGACGGAAGTTCTCGTCAACGCGCTCTGCATGATGTGCCCCTATGGACCGCAGGAAAAGCAGGCGCTGCTGGAGGCCCGGGACCTCAAGACCAGGGCCGAGACGCTGATCGCGATCACCGAGATGGACATGGCCAGATCGCAGAATGACGGCGGCACGACCCTGCAGTGA
- the trxA gene encoding thioredoxin, which yields MSNGNYSIGGQVGGGFGASMDGGYGGQGGGNDGGAPSGGGDLIFDVTTQGFMADVMEASRQQPVIVDFWAPWCGPCKQLTPIIEAAVKAAGGTVKLAKMNIDEHPEIAGQMGVQSIPAVVAFKDGQPVDGFMGAQPESQVKAFIEKLAGPAPVNQTDAFLEQAAELLLAKDYGQAAQLYGAVMQMEPDNVAAITGLAQCYLGAGEPERAGQALDLVPEDKRSDEAFLAAKAALDLAEQAASLGDLAEFQERIAKDPLDLQARFDLALGLNGKGDKTGAVDQLIEIVRRDRDWNEDGARKQLLQFFEAWGFKDPASAYGRRKLSAVLFS from the coding sequence ATGAGCAACGGCAACTACAGCATCGGTGGCCAGGTCGGCGGCGGGTTTGGCGCGAGCATGGACGGCGGCTACGGCGGCCAGGGTGGCGGCAATGACGGCGGTGCACCCTCCGGTGGCGGCGACCTGATTTTCGACGTCACCACGCAGGGCTTCATGGCCGATGTCATGGAGGCTTCCCGCCAGCAGCCGGTGATCGTCGACTTCTGGGCGCCCTGGTGCGGCCCGTGCAAACAGCTGACCCCGATCATCGAGGCCGCGGTGAAGGCCGCGGGCGGCACGGTAAAACTGGCCAAGATGAACATCGACGAACACCCCGAAATCGCGGGCCAGATGGGTGTCCAGTCCATTCCGGCCGTGGTCGCCTTCAAGGACGGCCAGCCGGTGGACGGTTTCATGGGCGCACAGCCGGAAAGCCAGGTGAAGGCCTTTATCGAGAAACTCGCCGGGCCGGCGCCCGTCAATCAGACGGATGCGTTCCTGGAACAGGCCGCGGAACTTCTCCTGGCCAAGGACTACGGCCAGGCCGCCCAGCTTTACGGCGCCGTCATGCAGATGGAACCGGACAACGTCGCGGCGATCACCGGGCTGGCGCAATGTTATCTGGGCGCCGGGGAGCCGGAGCGCGCCGGCCAGGCCCTGGACCTGGTGCCCGAGGACAAGCGGTCCGACGAGGCGTTTCTGGCCGCCAAGGCGGCCCTGGACCTTGCGGAGCAGGCCGCCTCGCTCGGCGACCTGGCGGAGTTTCAGGAACGGATCGCCAAGGATCCGCTCGATCTGCAGGCACGATTCGACCTGGCGCTCGGGCTCAACGGCAAGGGCGACAAGACCGGCGCCGTCGACCAGCTGATCGAGATTGTCCGCCGCGACCGGGACTGGAACGAGGACGGCGCGCGCAAGCAGCTGCTTCAGTTCTTCGAAGCCTGGGGTTTCAAGGACCCGGCCAGCGCCTATGGCCGGCGCAAACTCTCGGCAGTGCTGTTTTCTTGA
- a CDS encoding prolyl-tRNA synthetase associated domain-containing protein: MPATRDDLMACFRDLGIEVSTVDHQPVFTVAESGDLHDRIPGGHTKNLFVKDKKGRLFLIVALHDAEIDLKKVHQVIGAQGRVSFGNADLLMDVLGVEPGSVTPFSLINDRDTLRVTPVFDAAMMQHEVLNYHPLKNDATTSITAQDLLKFARACGHDVQVLAVSEQAKAAAL, encoded by the coding sequence ATGCCGGCTACGCGCGACGACCTCATGGCCTGCTTCAGGGATCTCGGCATCGAGGTCTCGACCGTGGATCACCAGCCGGTGTTCACGGTCGCAGAATCCGGCGACCTGCACGACAGGATCCCGGGCGGTCACACGAAGAACCTGTTCGTGAAGGACAAGAAGGGACGCCTGTTCCTGATCGTCGCCCTGCACGACGCGGAGATCGACCTGAAGAAGGTGCACCAGGTCATCGGCGCCCAGGGCCGGGTCTCTTTCGGCAACGCGGATCTGCTGATGGACGTGCTCGGCGTCGAACCCGGCTCGGTGACGCCGTTTTCCCTGATCAATGACCGGGACACGCTGCGGGTCACTCCGGTTTTCGACGCGGCCATGATGCAGCACGAGGTGCTGAACTATCATCCGCTGAAAAACGATGCCACCACCTCCATCACGGCACAGGACCTGCTCAAGTTCGCCCGGGCCTGCGGGCACGACGTCCAGGTCCTGGCGGTGAGCGAACAGGCCAAGGCGGCTGCGCTCTAG
- a CDS encoding Fic family protein, translated as MAETHATDSRLGRFVETSVGGETVRAFVPPPLPPNPPIDILPLLPHLTSAERALGRLDGITTILPRQELFLYMYVRKEAVLSSQIEGTQSTLTDLLRFETEAQAGQPVDDVREVSNYVDAMMYGLERLNELPLSLRLIREMHARLLESGRGGTKNPGEFRRSQNWIGGNRPGNALFVPPPVNELDNCLEALEVFMHEDRTQLPALIKAGLLHVQFETIHPFLDGNGRIGRLLVTLYLCVHGVLKRPLLYLSLYLKSNRSDYYRLLQEVREQGAWEAWLEFFLQGITETANQAFDASTRIVELFKVDRELITAQSDRAGSALRLHDLLQQHPFLTAGQLVEQTGLTMPTVNAALADLERLGIVEEVTGRKRGRVFGYRRYLLILSEGTDPLTA; from the coding sequence ATGGCAGAGACACACGCAACAGATTCGCGGCTGGGCCGATTTGTAGAGACAAGCGTCGGGGGAGAAACGGTACGAGCCTTTGTGCCTCCGCCGCTGCCACCAAACCCGCCAATTGACATTCTGCCACTCCTCCCGCACCTGACCAGCGCCGAAAGGGCTCTCGGCCGGCTCGATGGCATCACGACGATTCTGCCACGTCAGGAATTGTTCCTGTACATGTACGTCCGAAAAGAGGCCGTGCTTTCATCTCAGATTGAGGGAACGCAATCGACCTTGACTGACCTTTTGCGCTTCGAGACGGAGGCACAGGCCGGCCAGCCGGTTGATGACGTTCGCGAAGTCTCGAATTACGTCGATGCAATGATGTATGGTCTGGAGCGGTTGAATGAACTACCGCTCTCGCTTCGGCTCATCCGGGAGATGCATGCCCGCCTGCTAGAAAGCGGACGCGGAGGAACCAAGAACCCGGGAGAGTTCCGGCGCTCTCAGAACTGGATCGGCGGCAATCGTCCGGGCAATGCACTGTTTGTCCCTCCTCCCGTCAATGAACTCGACAATTGTCTCGAAGCGCTTGAAGTTTTTATGCATGAGGATCGAACTCAGCTGCCTGCGCTGATCAAGGCTGGCTTGCTCCATGTTCAATTCGAGACCATTCACCCCTTTCTGGACGGTAATGGCCGTATCGGTCGGCTATTGGTAACGCTTTACCTCTGCGTCCACGGGGTGCTGAAAAGGCCGCTTCTCTACCTCAGTCTCTATCTGAAATCGAACAGGTCCGACTATTACCGTCTTCTGCAGGAGGTGCGCGAGCAAGGAGCCTGGGAGGCCTGGCTCGAATTTTTCCTTCAAGGCATTACAGAAACGGCGAACCAGGCGTTCGACGCTTCAACCCGCATTGTCGAACTGTTCAAAGTGGATCGGGAATTAATAACTGCTCAGAGCGATAGGGCGGGCTCGGCCTTGCGTCTTCATGACCTTCTTCAACAACATCCTTTTTTGACTGCTGGACAACTCGTCGAGCAAACAGGGCTCACCATGCCAACCGTAAATGCGGCACTCGCGGACCTGGAACGGCTGGGTATCGTCGAAGAGGTGACCGGACGTAAGCGGGGACGAGTGTTTGGCTACCGCCGGTATCTCCTGATTCTCAGTGAAGGAACTGATCCTTTAACCGCGTAG